A genome region from Hevea brasiliensis isolate MT/VB/25A 57/8 chromosome 7, ASM3005281v1, whole genome shotgun sequence includes the following:
- the LOC110647266 gene encoding transcription factor MYB14 translates to MVRAPCCEKMGLKKGPWTPEEDQILINYIQQYGHGNWRALPKHAGLLRCGKSCRLRWTNYLRPDIKRGNFTREEEDTIIKLHEMLGNRWSAIAARLPGRTDNEIKNVWHTHLKKRLKQNPVGIPEIKRRSIDMISRVDPESKTEPELVNLSNLVGFESCEGIEYRPISPQQCSSSEISSVTTGDDAINNMSSMKVEPSDDFLEMDENFWSEVLSSDNSSSESDILGAAQFQIPFSTLGNAMEPAVQYGYNSSMYDSMEFWYTFSQELGNH, encoded by the exons ATGGTGAGAGCTCCTTGCTGTGAGAAGATGGGACTAAAGAAAGGTCCATGGACTCCTGAAGAAGATCAGATACTCATCAATTACATTCAACAATATGGCCATGGCAACTGGAGGGCACTTCCAAAACATGCAG gtTTATTGAGGTGTGGAAAGAGCTGCAGGCTCCGGTGGACAAATTACCTGAGACCGGACATTAAACGAGGAAATTTCACCAGGGAAGAAGAGGATACCATCATCAAATTGCATGAAATGCTAGGGAATAG atgGTCAGCAATTGCTGCAAGATTACCGGGACGGACAGACAACGAAATAAAAAATGTATGGCACACCCACCTGAAGAAAAGATTGAAGCAAAATCCTGTTGGTATCCCAGAAATTAAAAGACGCTCCATTGATATGATCTCCAGAGTAGATCCAGAATCGAAGACAGAACCTGAGTTGgtaaatttatcaaatcttgtaGGATTTGAGTCGTGTGAGGGCATAGAATATAGACCCATTTCGCCACAGCAGTGCTCTTCCAGTGAAATCTCGTCTGTGACCACAGGTGACGATGCCATTAATAACATGTCTTCCATGAAGGTGGAGCCATCGGATGATTTTCTTGAAATGGATGAAAATTTCTGGTCAGAAGTATTGTCAAGCGACAACTCAAGCTCGGAAAGTGATATTCTGGGGGCGGCACAATTTCAAATTCCATTTTCTACACTAGGAAATGCCATGGAACCTGCAGTCCAATATGGCTATAATTCAAGCATGTATGATAGCATGGAATTCTGGTATACCTTTTCACAAGAACTGGGGAATCACTAG